A stretch of the Bacillus sp. FJAT-18017 genome encodes the following:
- a CDS encoding sugar ABC transporter substrate-binding protein gives MKFKTRALASMLMVVLLLVLTACGGGGSEKGSGKEGESGKKITIFQSKVEISDQLEKLAEEYTKETGVEVEVWGTTGDDYFQQLQIKLNSNQGPSIFSLQHVKEAEKLKSYAYDMSNEEYVKNIAPNMELKYDDKIVGVPYGVEGFGLVYNKDLVKPEDVKDYQSFKSTVEKLKADGVNPFGLSQEAYFLIGHISNYPFSLQEDHFNFIDQLSEGKVTMAETKEFQEFGKFFETIKANAKNPLDVTYDEEMGDFASGKTAMIHQGNWAYGMLKDYDLGFEVGMLPFPLNGNDKLSVGVGNNWAINGTKDKAEVKAANDFLNWMLNSDTGKKYIVEEFGFVPAMTNIDPGELDPLSQAVFEASNSGNTIPWAQNYYPANVIPNDLAPVTQEFFLNKEMTGKEFIEKLDAAWQNAVK, from the coding sequence ATGAAATTCAAGACAAGAGCACTTGCCAGCATGTTAATGGTTGTTTTATTGCTTGTTTTAACAGCATGTGGAGGCGGCGGAAGCGAAAAAGGATCAGGTAAAGAAGGCGAGTCAGGCAAAAAAATCACCATTTTCCAAAGTAAAGTTGAGATTTCAGATCAGCTAGAAAAACTTGCTGAAGAATATACAAAAGAAACCGGCGTTGAAGTAGAAGTATGGGGAACTACCGGAGATGACTATTTCCAACAGTTACAAATTAAATTGAACAGTAATCAAGGCCCATCAATCTTCAGTCTTCAACACGTTAAAGAAGCAGAAAAATTAAAGTCTTATGCGTATGACATGAGCAATGAAGAATATGTAAAAAATATTGCTCCGAATATGGAATTGAAATACGATGACAAAATTGTTGGTGTTCCATATGGCGTTGAAGGTTTTGGTTTGGTATACAACAAGGATCTAGTTAAACCGGAAGACGTAAAGGATTATCAATCTTTTAAAAGCACAGTAGAAAAATTAAAAGCAGATGGCGTAAATCCATTTGGCCTTTCTCAAGAAGCTTATTTCTTAATTGGACATATCAGCAACTATCCTTTCTCTTTGCAAGAAGATCATTTTAATTTCATTGACCAATTAAGCGAAGGCAAAGTAACAATGGCTGAAACAAAAGAATTCCAGGAGTTCGGAAAATTCTTTGAAACTATTAAAGCAAATGCAAAAAATCCGCTAGATGTTACCTACGATGAAGAAATGGGTGACTTTGCATCCGGAAAAACAGCTATGATTCACCAAGGTAACTGGGCTTATGGAATGCTGAAAGATTATGATTTAGGTTTTGAAGTTGGCATGCTCCCATTCCCGCTTAACGGAAATGATAAATTATCAGTTGGCGTAGGTAATAACTGGGCAATCAACGGAACGAAAGATAAAGCAGAAGTTAAGGCAGCGAACGACTTTTTAAATTGGATGTTAAACAGTGATACCGGCAAAAAATACATTGTTGAAGAATTTGGATTCGTTCCTGCGATGACAAATATTGACCCAGGCGAACTTGATCCACTTTCACAAGCTGTATTCGAAGCATCAAACAGCGGTAATACAATTCCTTGGGCTCAAAACTATTACCCTGCAAACGTAATTCCAAATGATTTAGCGCCGGTTACTCAAGAATTCTTCCTAAATAAAGAAATGACCGGTAAAGAATTCATCGAAAAACTTGATGCTGCTTGGCAAAATGCAGTGAAGTAA
- a CDS encoding glycoside hydrolase family 65 protein produces the protein MMDYSLGTGEYKNWIIADVDFSPNFLGKSEAIMCLGNGYMGLRSAEEEPYIKETRNLFVAGTFNKAKKNEVTELPNLADFTRIDIRIDGDRFSLELGKIKDYVKQLNLKTAELTRSFNWTSPHGKELNFHFRRFVSLDNLHLVGMKMEIESLTHPVEISFDSGINGQMSNSGSQHFLEGERRIFEKKYIQLVQTTNESDIDIVMNTSHRLTINGDEFATTPEMNMGRRKVWLTYQIDLQPNDTLSMEKITTVHTSRDKGWSNEDYSLQRLRNISLLDLQNSFKQGYDHLFKTHRESWENKIWNTYNFDIHSDNPFDLLSLRFSLYHLTIMTPAHNDQMGIGAKALSGEGYKGHSFWDTEIFILPFFIYSNPEVAKSLLTYRYHGLAGARQKAKDNGYEGAMYPWEAAWPTDGEVTPIWGDVDVVTGEQMKILSGFIEQHITSDIAFAVYQYYNVTGDQEFMRQYGYEMILDTARFWATRVEWNEGTGHYHINNVIGPDEYKEHVDDNAFTNYMAFFNMKLAIKYYEKLWVEDPKLLEELDKKLGIHESYQLWQSRAEKLYLPAPREEDLVIPQDNTYLQLKEIDLGKYKNQTKIRSIYRDYNADQINEIQVSKQADVLILLYLLEQTFEHTRFSKEVKRANFHYYEPRTLHDSSLSLATHAILANDIGESDLAYSLFQKLNEIDLGPMMNTSDDGVHAASIGGIWKTIVFGFAGIRLVDGKLTINPRLPKQWHSMKFTIKWKGQPITLSITDNLLSVRAENKERIEFTVKEQFYRCNDSIEIPIGQAN, from the coding sequence ATGATGGACTATTCACTAGGAACTGGAGAATACAAGAATTGGATAATCGCAGATGTGGACTTTTCTCCAAATTTTCTAGGTAAAAGCGAAGCAATCATGTGCCTGGGAAATGGTTACATGGGCTTACGGTCAGCTGAGGAAGAACCATACATAAAAGAAACAAGAAATTTGTTTGTGGCCGGGACTTTCAATAAAGCTAAAAAAAATGAAGTAACAGAATTGCCGAACCTGGCGGACTTTACAAGAATTGATATCCGGATTGATGGAGACAGATTCAGTTTAGAACTCGGTAAAATTAAGGACTACGTCAAACAATTAAATTTAAAAACGGCCGAATTAACAAGATCTTTTAATTGGACATCTCCTCATGGAAAAGAATTGAATTTCCATTTTAGACGATTTGTTTCATTGGATAACTTGCATTTAGTCGGAATGAAAATGGAGATTGAAAGTTTGACACATCCAGTTGAGATATCCTTCGATTCAGGAATAAATGGGCAAATGTCAAACTCCGGTTCACAGCATTTTCTTGAAGGTGAAAGAAGGATTTTTGAAAAGAAATATATTCAACTAGTGCAAACAACAAATGAATCGGACATTGACATTGTTATGAACACAAGTCACAGGCTTACGATTAACGGTGATGAATTTGCAACAACTCCCGAAATGAACATGGGACGCCGCAAAGTATGGCTGACCTATCAAATTGACCTTCAGCCAAACGATACGTTATCAATGGAAAAAATAACGACGGTTCATACTAGCAGGGATAAAGGATGGAGTAACGAGGATTATAGCCTTCAGCGCCTCCGGAACATTTCGTTACTAGATTTACAGAATAGTTTTAAACAAGGATATGATCACCTTTTTAAAACTCATAGGGAATCCTGGGAGAACAAAATTTGGAACACATATAATTTTGACATTCATAGTGACAATCCATTTGATTTGCTCTCATTACGCTTCTCGTTATATCACTTAACCATTATGACACCTGCACACAACGACCAGATGGGAATCGGTGCAAAAGCGTTAAGTGGAGAAGGCTATAAAGGACACTCATTCTGGGATACAGAAATTTTCATTCTTCCATTCTTCATTTATTCGAATCCTGAAGTGGCAAAATCACTATTAACTTACCGATATCATGGATTAGCAGGCGCGCGCCAAAAAGCAAAAGACAATGGTTATGAAGGTGCTATGTATCCTTGGGAAGCTGCTTGGCCGACAGATGGCGAGGTTACGCCAATCTGGGGTGACGTTGACGTTGTTACCGGAGAACAAATGAAAATATTGTCCGGATTTATTGAGCAGCACATTACATCTGATATAGCTTTTGCGGTTTATCAGTACTACAACGTAACTGGTGACCAGGAATTTATGAGGCAATATGGGTATGAAATGATCCTGGATACAGCCAGATTCTGGGCAACACGGGTTGAGTGGAACGAAGGGACTGGGCACTATCACATAAATAATGTCATCGGTCCTGATGAATATAAGGAACATGTGGATGATAATGCATTTACCAATTATATGGCTTTCTTCAATATGAAGCTGGCGATTAAATACTACGAAAAATTATGGGTAGAAGATCCAAAGCTTTTAGAAGAGCTGGATAAAAAATTAGGCATCCATGAATCCTATCAACTCTGGCAGTCAAGAGCTGAAAAACTTTATCTCCCAGCTCCGCGAGAAGAAGATTTGGTAATACCGCAAGACAATACTTACCTTCAGCTGAAGGAAATTGATCTGGGGAAATACAAAAATCAGACAAAAATTAGAAGTATTTATCGAGATTATAATGCGGACCAAATAAACGAAATACAAGTTTCAAAACAGGCAGACGTTTTAATCTTGCTTTACTTACTGGAACAAACATTTGAGCATACACGCTTCTCAAAAGAAGTGAAACGAGCCAATTTTCACTACTACGAACCTAGAACCTTGCATGATTCCAGCTTAAGTTTGGCTACACATGCCATTTTGGCTAATGATATTGGAGAATCCGACCTGGCCTATTCATTGTTCCAAAAATTAAATGAGATTGATTTAGGCCCAATGATGAATACATCTGATGATGGCGTTCATGCGGCATCAATCGGAGGTATTTGGAAAACAATTGTTTTTGGCTTTGCTGGAATAAGGCTTGTTGATGGAAAACTTACAATCAACCCAAGGCTTCCGAAACAATGGCATAGTATGAAATTTACTATTAAGTGGAAAGGTCAGCCTATAACTTTATCCATTACAGATAACCTGCTTTCTGTCAGAGCCGAAAACAAAGAAAGAATCGAATTCACAGTGAAGGAGCAGTTCTACCGCTGCAATGATTCTATAGAAATTCCTATTGGTCAAGCAAATTGA
- a CDS encoding OFA family MFS transporter: MDKFENKWIRAVLPALLIHCSIGTVYCWSLFKGDIASYIGKPVGEVEWAFSIAIFVLGMSAAFGGKFVEKDIHKSSLLAAIFFVAGMAGTGFFIYQKSLIGIYFSYGIVMGIGLGIGYLTPVKTLMLWFKEQKGLATGLAVAGFGLAKVIASPLMEELLGERTSEGNLVNASNIYTMFYILAGIYLVMMVVGHLFLKKPAGYEEESVQNMSFSYRKVLTNKTFIGIWFMFYINITCGLALISQEKGILAFIGFGAIGLVSSLTAVFNAGGRIAFSSWGDRLKDRNSIYKMIFFSSITAILLTVVFDGINNSIAILIIAMLCIVNAGYGGGFSSLPPLLSDRFGLNSISTVHGLALSAWAWAGLTGNQLSAFVLEKTQSYDMVLYVIMALFTFATLISIFVVKPEKVNLESEEFSRKEEVVIG; encoded by the coding sequence ATGGACAAGTTTGAAAATAAGTGGATTCGTGCTGTACTGCCAGCTTTATTGATTCACTGCAGTATTGGGACAGTTTACTGCTGGTCATTGTTTAAGGGTGATATTGCCTCTTACATTGGGAAACCAGTAGGGGAAGTGGAATGGGCATTTAGTATAGCCATTTTTGTTCTTGGTATGTCTGCAGCATTCGGTGGTAAATTTGTCGAAAAGGATATACATAAGTCGTCCCTGCTTGCGGCGATATTTTTTGTAGCCGGGATGGCAGGAACAGGTTTCTTTATTTATCAAAAGTCATTGATCGGTATTTATTTTTCTTATGGAATTGTTATGGGCATTGGGCTGGGGATCGGTTATTTAACACCAGTGAAAACATTAATGCTTTGGTTTAAGGAGCAAAAGGGCTTAGCGACAGGCCTCGCTGTTGCAGGCTTTGGCTTAGCGAAGGTAATTGCGAGTCCTTTAATGGAGGAGCTGCTCGGAGAAAGAACCAGTGAAGGAAATTTAGTAAATGCCTCAAATATATATACAATGTTTTATATATTAGCAGGTATATATTTAGTAATGATGGTTGTGGGGCATTTATTTTTGAAAAAACCAGCTGGTTATGAGGAAGAAAGTGTACAAAACATGAGCTTTAGTTATAGAAAAGTGTTAACAAATAAAACGTTTATCGGTATTTGGTTCATGTTCTATATTAATATTACATGTGGATTGGCTTTAATTTCACAAGAAAAAGGCATTTTAGCATTCATTGGATTTGGGGCAATTGGTTTAGTCAGTTCATTAACAGCTGTATTCAATGCAGGTGGACGGATCGCTTTCTCTTCATGGGGTGACCGTTTAAAAGACCGTAACTCCATCTACAAGATGATTTTCTTTTCATCAATTACAGCCATTCTACTCACCGTTGTGTTTGATGGTATTAATAATTCTATCGCCATCTTGATTATCGCTATGCTTTGTATCGTTAATGCAGGTTACGGCGGCGGATTTTCCTCCCTACCGCCACTATTATCTGACCGCTTTGGTTTAAATAGTATTTCAACAGTGCATGGATTAGCCTTATCTGCATGGGCATGGGCAGGGCTGACAGGGAATCAGCTAAGTGCATTTGTCCTGGAAAAGACACAATCCTATGACATGGTGTTATATGTCATTATGGCATTGTTCACGTTTGCGACTTTAATAAGTATATTCGTTGTTAAACCTGAAAAAGTGAATTTGGAAAGTGAAGAATTCAGTAGGAAAGAAGAAGTGGTAATAGGATAA